The Fragaria vesca subsp. vesca linkage group LG2, FraVesHawaii_1.0, whole genome shotgun sequence genome includes a window with the following:
- the LOC101313680 gene encoding uncharacterized protein LOC101313680 — translation MNAQEGMLGAFEQIVNQFAATMNPQPPPDFSIKRAKDNGAEKFSTAKDPIEAQEWIETMERVFARLNVPDDRKVFVAVQWLHGPAWHWWVGITRDYGDASLMAWDEFKAHFNDRYCSRAHLHRMQDQFMNLQKGDMSVLEFEQHFLARAHHVPDLVRDEHDKIYRFVRGLGGEYEEKMQAVLYPRFSDAVGAALNIETSQMGSRPRDLGGPSQGPSKRAASTSGSGSSVGSGRSSSSGHSARSRLRGSRRFAGGSAGRRPFSQFRGGMSGSSGAHSSHSGQSGQYQPVGCFECGEPSHFKRDCPRLTQGVTPTFYQTAGQTSVGASSSGSRASSAVRGGPQ, via the coding sequence ATGAATGCACAAGAGGGTATGCTGGGAGCATTTGAGCAGATTGTTAATCAGTTTGCTGCAACAATGAACCCTCAACCCCCGCCTGATTTTAGCATTAAGAGGGCCAAGGATAATGGTGCTGAGAAGTTTTCTACAGCCAAGGATCCCATTGAGGCCCAGGAGTGGATTGAGACTATGGAGAGAGTGTTTGCTAGGTTAAATGTTCCTGATGACCGTAAGGTATTCGTGGCAGTGCAATGGTTGCATGGCCCTGCATGGCATTGGTGGGTTGGCATTACTAGAGATTATGGGGATGCTTCTCTCATGGCTTGGGATGAGTTCAAGGCCCATTTCAATGATCGTTACTGTAGTCGAGCTCATCTCCATAGGATGCAGGATCAGTTTATGAATTTGCAGAAGGGAGATATGTCAGTCTTGGAGTTTGAGCAGCATTTTCTTGCTAGAGCTCATCATGTTCCTGACTTGGTACGGGACGAGCATGATAAGATATACAGGTTTGTTCGGGGACTTGGAGGTGAGTATGAGGAAAAGATGCAAGCGGTGTTGTATCCGAGATTTAGTGATGCAGTTGGGGCAGCTTTAAATATTGAGACCTCACAGATGGGTAGCCGACCCCGAGACCTTGGTGGCCCTAGTCAGGGACCATCTAAGAGAGCGGCATCTACATCCGGTTCCGGATCTTCTGTGGGTAGTGGACGTAGTAGCAGTTCTGGTCATTCAGCCCGATCTAGGCTCAGAGGTAGCCGGAGATTTGCTGGGGGATCTGCAGGCAGACGCCCCTTTAGTCAGTTTAGGGGTGGTATGAGTGGTAGTAGTGGAGCCCACAGTAGTCATTCAGGTCAGTCTGGACAATATCAGCCAGTTGGATGTTTCGAGTGTGGCGAGCCAAGTCACTTTAAGAGAGATTGTCCCCGTTTGACTCAGGGAGTCACGCCTACATTTTACCAGACTGCAGGTCAGACTTCAGTTGGTGCTTCTAGCAGTGGCTCACGTGCTAGTTCAGCAGTTAGAGGCGGTCCCCAGTAG